TTGAAAATCCCTAATGACAAACTTGTGTTAGGACTTCCTGCAAATGTTGATGGTGCTGGCAGTGGCTATGTAATCGATCCAAATACAGTTTACAGAGCGCTTAATCAATTAGCTAAAGATGGCAATCCAATCAAAGGCTTAATGACTTGGTCTGCAAACTGGGACACTGGAACAAATGTAAATGGAGTATCTTATAATAATGAATTTGCTACAAGATATGCTCGAATTTTACAATAAATAACCAAAGAGTCGTAGACAAAACTAGAAACTAGTTTTTGTCTACGACTCTTTATCAAAATAAACAGCAAGAAAAGAAGCTACTTACAATCAAGTTAGTAGGCATGTCTATCATTCATTTTTTTTCGCCACTACTAACTAATATCTTTTCAACGTTTGACAAATTCGTTTTCTTTTTCGTCCGATAAACGCCTTCTTTTCTTAGATGGTGGTATATCGTTGACGTTGAAATACCACAACGTTTTGAAATTTCTTCTATTGAAATCGTTGTATTATGATAGAGTTCAAGAGCTTCATTCACTTGAGCAACAAGAGGCGGACGACCCAAAATAACCCCGTTTTTTTTAGCAGCACTCAAACCAGCTAATACACGTTCACGAATCAATTCAGCTTCCATTTCAGCAAAAGCACCCATAATCGTAAAAAAGAATCGTCCCATTGGAGTGGAGGTATCAATATTATTTTCGATACTGACAAAATGAATATTTCTTCGATCAAATTCTTCTAGCAAGCCTAACAACTGCTTTGTTCCTCGAGCTAAGCGGTCTAATTTAAAAATAACAAACGTATCACCAGGC
The DNA window shown above is from Enterococcus sp. 12C11_DIV0727 and carries:
- a CDS encoding recombinase family protein yields the protein MAVIGYMRVSTHYQKFDSQQQALEEYGVDKIFKEYESGRKSFRNELNKALTILKPGDTFVIFKLDRLARGTKQLLGLLEEFDRRNIHFVSIENNIDTSTPMGRFFFTIMGAFAEMEAELIRERVLAGLSAAKKNGVILGRPPLVAQVNEALELYHNTTISIEEISKRCGISTSTIYHHLRKEGVYRTKKKTNLSNVEKILVSSGEKK